In Zingiber officinale cultivar Zhangliang chromosome 1A, Zo_v1.1, whole genome shotgun sequence, a genomic segment contains:
- the LOC122013911 gene encoding tryptophan--tRNA ligase, cytoplasmic-like isoform X1 has protein sequence MYMRGARRSSSTLGEVPLPRRCIWDIWFPSCSPTGNNPCEMIQVLDIPIKYLSFFLEDDAKLDHIKKEYGAGRMLTGEVKKCLIEVLSEMVERHCKARALVTDEVVDAFMAVRHSSLHVQLGRLCETIFTSS, from the exons ATGTATATGAGAGGGGCGAGAAGATCTTCCTCTACATTGGGAGAGGTCCCTCTTCCGAGGCGTTGCATTTGGGACATTTGGTTCCCTTCATGTTCACCAA CAGGAAATAATCCGTGTGAGATGATTCAGGTACTTGATATTCCTATCAAGTACCTGAGTTTCTTTCTTGAAGATGATGCCAAACTTGATCACATAAAGAAG GAGTATGGAGCTGGGCGAATGTTAACTGGTGAAGTAAAAAAGTGTCTCATAGAGGTTCTGTCTGAAATGGTAGAGAGGCATTGCAAGGCTCGGGCATTGGTCACTGATGAG GTAGTTGATGCCTTCATGGCTGTGAGACACTCTTCCCTACATGTTCAGCTAGGAAGGCTTTGTGAGACAATTTTCACCAGCAGCTAA
- the LOC122038956 gene encoding NAC domain-containing protein 35-like, producing the protein MKGVNDSWQQPQQLPMSSTGEEEDHSMVMPGFRFHPTEEELIDFYLRRKVEGRRFNVELISFLDLYSYDPWELPALAAIGEKEWFFYVPRDRKYRNGDRPNRVTTSGYWKATGADRAVKNESGRQIGLKKTLVFYSGKAPKGIRSSWIMNEYRLPPGDANNHFPKVEICLCRVYKRPGAEDHPRAPGTALKLSSSRKIAADNSQPNNSQFSENSSPNPNDSQFRYQNSSKNPIEENTLIKQQSTGGCYSTTTLLSSSSNYMLAKKPRTIALQESSANSVASNTSNEEDNSTSTFAQKMGELNSLAGFNQMMNHMNTNPNHQFLHHFASQTTQLLPSNALPLPLPLPLPGNVSDKLWDWNQIMASNGLYTDHV; encoded by the exons ATGAAGGGAGTCAACGACTCATGGCAGCAGCCGCAGCAGCTACCGATGAGTAGCACCGGAGAAGAAGAGGACCACAGCATGGTCATGCCCGGCTTCCGCTTCCACCCCACCGAGGAGGAGCTCATCGACTTCTACCTCCGGCGCAAGGTCGAGGGCAGGCGCTTCAACGTCGAGCTCATCTCCTTCCTCGATCTCTACAGCTACGACCCTTGGGAACTACCAG CTTTGGCTGCGATCGGAGAGAAGGAGTGGTTCTTCTACGTGCCTAGGGACCGCAAGTACCGGAACGGCGACCGGCCTAACCGGGTGACTACGTCGGGGTACTGGAAGGCCACCGGCGCAGATCGGGCGGTAAAGAATGAAAGTGGCCGGCAGATCGGACTGAAGAAGACGCTGGTGTTCTACTCCGGCAAGGCTCCCAAAGGGATCAGGAGTAGTTGGATAATGAATGAGTACCGTCTTCCACCGGGTGATGCAAACAATCACTTCCCAAAG GTTGAGATCTGTCTTTGCCGTGTCTACAAAAGACCTGGAGCTGAAGACCATCCTCGAGCTCCCGGGACAGCTCTTAAGCTCTCATCTTCCCGCAAGATCGCCGCCGATAACTCGCAGCCGAACAATTCACAATTCAGCGAGAATTCATCGCCAAACCCTAACGACTCCCAGTTCAGGTACCAGAATTCATCAAAGAACCCTATCGAGGAGAATACGCTGATCAAGCAGCAAAGCACAGGAGGATGCTACTCGACCACCACTCTACTTTCATCATCCTCCAATTACATGCTCGCTAAAAAACCTAGAACCATTGCTCTCCAGGAGTCCAGTGCCAACTCGGTTGCTTCCAATACGTCCAACGAAGAAGACAATAGCACTTCGACATTTGCTCAGAAGATGGGAGAGTTGAATAGCTTAGCAGGGTTCAACCAGATGATGAATCACATGAACACTAACCCTAATCATCAGTTCCTCCATCACTTTGCTTCTCAAACCACCCAACTGCTTCCTTCCAATGCTTTGCCATTGCCATTGCCATTGCCACTGCCTGGTAATGTTTCAGACAAGCTCTGGGATTGGAATCAGATCATGGCGAGTAATGGGTTATACACTGATCATGTTTAA
- the LOC122013911 gene encoding tryptophan--tRNA ligase, cytoplasmic-like isoform X2 — protein sequence MYMRGARRSSSTLGEVPLPRRCIWDIWFPSCSPRNNPCEMIQVLDIPIKYLSFFLEDDAKLDHIKKEYGAGRMLTGEVKKCLIEVLSEMVERHCKARALVTDEVVDAFMAVRHSSLHVQLGRLCETIFTSS from the exons ATGTATATGAGAGGGGCGAGAAGATCTTCCTCTACATTGGGAGAGGTCCCTCTTCCGAGGCGTTGCATTTGGGACATTTGGTTCCCTTCATGTTCACCAA GAAATAATCCGTGTGAGATGATTCAGGTACTTGATATTCCTATCAAGTACCTGAGTTTCTTTCTTGAAGATGATGCCAAACTTGATCACATAAAGAAG GAGTATGGAGCTGGGCGAATGTTAACTGGTGAAGTAAAAAAGTGTCTCATAGAGGTTCTGTCTGAAATGGTAGAGAGGCATTGCAAGGCTCGGGCATTGGTCACTGATGAG GTAGTTGATGCCTTCATGGCTGTGAGACACTCTTCCCTACATGTTCAGCTAGGAAGGCTTTGTGAGACAATTTTCACCAGCAGCTAA
- the LOC122038955 gene encoding ribonuclease 2-like: MASLLRSLASAVLLALLAVRGIEGTEQREFDYFLLSLLWPGTSCAATRHCCSDNACCRSSPLPEFTIHGLWVDYNDGTWPACCTHSNFDIKKITSLLPTLEKYWPTLSCSSSSLCFGGKGLFWAHEWEKHGTCSYPIIQDEYSYFSKALDLYFKHNMTEVLTSAGILATDDKKYPLKDLAAIITRAFGATPQLVCRHGALDELRLCFYKDFKPRDCVDGAEVLANKQNNCPKYVSLPTYTPGLTDISESIGLTTYNPLSVA; this comes from the exons ATGGCGAGTCTCTTGAGGTCCCTCGCGTCGGCCGTTCTCCTCGCCCTCCTCGCCGTTCGCGGTATCGAGGGGACGGAGCAACGGGAGTTCGATTACTTTTTGCTGTCGCTGCTGTGGCCGGGCACCAGCTGCGCGGCCACCCGCCATTGCTGCTCCGACAACGCCTGCTGCCG ATCAAGTCCTTTGCCCGAGTTCACGATCC ACGGACTGTGGGTAGACTACAATGATGGAACATGGCCAGCTTGTTGTACACACTCTAATTTTGACATAAAGAAG ATTACATCACTATTGCCAACTCTTGAAAAGTATTGGCCGACCTTATCCTGCAGTTCTTCATCTCTTTGTTTTGGTGGAAAAGGGTTGTTTTGGGCACATGAG TGGG AAAAACATGGGACTTGTTCCTACCCAATAATACAAGATGAATATAGCTACTTCTCCAAAGCCTTAGATCTGTACTTCAAACACAACATGACA GAAGTTCTGACTAGTGCTGGTATTCTGGCAACGGACGACAAAAAATATCCATTGAAAGACCTTGCGGCAATCATTACAAGGGCCTTTGGTGCAACACCACAGCTAGTTTGCAGGCATGGTGCTCTTGATGAACTTAGATTGTGCTTTTACAAAGATTTCAAG CCAAGAGACTGCGTTGATGGTGCTGAGGTTCTGGCGAACAAACAAAACAACTGTCCTAAATACGTCAGCTTACCAACATATACTCCTG GGCTTACGGATATCAGTGAATCAATTGGCCTGACCACGTACAACCCTCTCAGTGTAGCTTGA
- the LOC122038957 gene encoding 2-C-methyl-D-erythritol 4-phosphate cytidylyltransferase, chloroplastic-like, which translates to MALRFDISLSHRLPSLPSSSKSNSSPLFPSIPMPSRSVRRRIQGVEIGFNRGWKCSRISCIVQGEGTAAREVVKEKSVSVVLLAGGKGKRMGASMPKQYLPLLGQPIALYSFFTFSQMSEVKEIVVVCDPSYRDVFEDASKDIRVGIKFALPGKERQDSVFNGFQEIDGSSELVCVHDSARPLITPKDVTKVMQDAWTNGAAVLGVPVKATIKEADNDSFVVKTLDRKTLWEMQTPQVIKPDLFRAGFELVNRDGLEVTDDVSIVEHLKHPVYITEGSYTNIKVTTPDDLLLAERILNMEAGVPA; encoded by the exons ATGGCGCTTCGATTCGACATCTCCCTCTCGCACCGCCTCCCCAGCCTCCCTTCGTCCTCGAAGTCGAATTCCTCCCCCCTGTTCCCGTCGATTCCGATGCCCTCGCGGTCCGTCCGGCGTCGCATCCAAG GCGTCGAGATCGGGTTCAACAGGGGATGGAAGTGCAGCCGGATCAGTTGCATTGTTCAGGGTGAAGGAACAGCCGCT CGTGAAGTGGTGAAAGAGAAGAGCGTCTCGGTGGTTCTTTTGGCTGGTGGAAAAGGGAAGAGGATGGGG GCAAGCATGCCAAAGCAATACCTTCCACTCTTAGGACAACCAATTGCCTTATACAGTTTCTTTACTTTCTCTCAAATGAGTGAAGTGAAAGAAATTGTAGTTGTGTGTGATCCGTCCTACAGAGATGTATTTGAAG ATGCTAGCAAAGACATAAGGGTAGGTATTAAGTTTGCCCTTCCAGGCAAGGAGAGACAAGATTCTGTCTTCAATGGTTTTCAG GAAATCGATGGAAGCTCAGAACTTGTGTGTGTTCATGATTCAGCTAGACCTTTGATTACTCCTAAAGATGTCACGAAg GTCATGCAAGATGCTTGGACGAATGGTGCAGCTGTTCTAGGTGTTCCTGTAAAAGCTACAATTAAAGAG GCAGACAATGACTCCTTTGTGGTGAAAACACTCGATAGGAAAACTCTCTGGGAAATGCAAACTCCACAG GTTATCAAGCCTGATTTGTTCAGAGCTGGCTTTGAGCTGGTTAACAG AGATGGACTTGAAGTCACTGATGATGTCTCTATTGTGGAACATCTTAAGCACCCTGTCTACATAACTGAGGGTTCTTACACAAACATCAAG GTTACAACCCCAGATGATCTTCTACTGGCAGAGAGGATACTGAACATGGAAGCTGGAGTGCCTGCGTAA